From Actinopolymorpha cephalotaxi, one genomic window encodes:
- a CDS encoding DUF2267 domain-containing protein — MDYDQFLTIVERAGGAAGVGADRATAVTLQTLAERISPAEARHLAGELPPELGPLLFTADPAEGFDVDEFVRRVAERGDMDFPTATRAASAVFTALSRALSEREFAHLVAQLPKDFVLVLPTGPEILPAGAFLERVAQRAQLHDGDASRVTDAVLQTLAERIAAGEVDDLISRLPFPLHDPLRAGRSVDGDQARRMSVETFLDRVAEREGVTPQEAFVHARAVMTTLHEAVGEEFHDVVAQLGPAYAALWSG; from the coding sequence ATGGACTATGACCAGTTTCTTACCATTGTGGAACGAGCAGGCGGGGCCGCAGGAGTAGGGGCAGATCGCGCCACCGCTGTCACTCTGCAGACCCTGGCCGAGCGGATCTCTCCCGCCGAGGCGCGTCATCTCGCCGGCGAGCTCCCACCGGAGCTGGGTCCCCTGCTGTTCACCGCCGACCCGGCGGAGGGGTTCGATGTCGACGAGTTCGTCCGCCGCGTAGCGGAGCGGGGCGACATGGATTTTCCGACCGCAACCCGGGCCGCGAGCGCGGTCTTCACGGCACTCTCCCGCGCGCTGAGCGAGCGCGAGTTCGCCCACCTCGTCGCGCAGCTGCCCAAGGATTTCGTCCTTGTCCTGCCCACCGGACCGGAAATCCTTCCGGCCGGGGCCTTCCTCGAGCGGGTTGCCCAGCGCGCCCAGCTCCATGACGGCGATGCCAGCCGGGTCACCGATGCCGTTCTTCAAACCCTCGCCGAACGCATCGCCGCGGGGGAGGTCGACGATCTGATCAGCAGGTTGCCCTTCCCGCTCCATGACCCCCTCCGAGCCGGCAGGTCCGTGGACGGCGATCAGGCCCGGCGCATGTCGGTGGAGACGTTCCTCGACCGGGTGGCCGAGCGTGAAGGTGTGACACCCCAGGAGGCGTTCGTCCACGCTCGAGCGGTCATGACCACGCTGCATGAAGCGGTCGGGGAGGAGTTCCACGACGTCGTGGCGCAACTCGGTCCGGCGTACGCGGCCCTGTGGTCGGGCTGA